A single Corynebacterium stationis DNA region contains:
- the asnB gene encoding asparagine synthase (glutamine-hydrolyzing) has translation MCGLLSMLTAKGTAAQFVNAVEGSLECMYHRGPDAAGTWNDDDAVFGFNRLSIIDLEHSHQPLRWGPEDNPERYAMTFNGEIYNYIELREELKGYGYTFNTEGDGEPIVVGYHHWGKDVVNHLRGMFGIVIWDTENKVMFAARDQFGIKPLYYATTEAGTVFASEMKSILDMTDALNLDLSLDKRAIEHYVDLQYVPEPESLHANIQRVESGCTVTLSPGGKVASDRYFKPEFRTEKVEDEQKLYDRIAEALEDSVAKHMRADVTVGSFLSGGIDSTAIAALAKRHNPDLLTFTTGFEREGYSEVDVAAESAAAIGAEHIVKVVSPEEYADAIPKIMWYLDNPVADPSLVPLYFVAAEARKHVKVVLSGEGADELFGGYTIYKEPLSLAPFEKIPSPLRQGLGKLSRILPDGMKGKSLLERGSMTMEQRYYGNARSFNYEQLKRVIPWARPEWNHEDVTAPIYAQSEHMDPVARMQHLDLFTWMRGDILVKADKMNMANSLELRVPFLDKEVFKVAETIPHEYKIAHGTTKYALRKALEQIVPPHVLHRKKLGFPVPMRHWLAGDELFGWAQDTINQSQTDDIFDRAAVLEMLKEHRDGISDHSRRLWTVLSFMIWHGIFVEKRIDPNIERQDYPVKL, from the coding sequence ATGTGTGGACTCTTAAGCATGCTCACCGCAAAGGGCACCGCTGCACAGTTTGTGAATGCAGTTGAAGGAAGCCTGGAATGCATGTACCACCGCGGGCCAGATGCCGCAGGCACGTGGAACGACGATGATGCGGTCTTTGGATTTAACCGCTTGTCCATTATCGACTTGGAGCACTCCCACCAGCCTCTTCGCTGGGGCCCTGAAGATAATCCTGAGCGCTACGCGATGACCTTCAACGGTGAGATCTACAACTACATTGAGTTACGCGAAGAGCTCAAGGGCTACGGCTACACCTTCAATACTGAAGGTGACGGGGAACCTATCGTGGTCGGCTACCACCACTGGGGCAAAGATGTTGTGAATCATCTTCGCGGCATGTTCGGCATCGTTATCTGGGATACCGAGAATAAGGTCATGTTCGCAGCACGTGACCAGTTCGGCATTAAGCCTTTGTACTACGCCACCACCGAGGCGGGCACGGTCTTTGCATCCGAGATGAAGTCCATTCTTGATATGACTGACGCTTTGAATCTAGACCTGAGCCTAGACAAGCGCGCTATCGAGCACTATGTCGATCTTCAGTATGTGCCAGAGCCAGAGTCCCTGCACGCTAATATTCAGCGTGTGGAATCGGGTTGCACGGTTACCTTGTCCCCTGGCGGCAAGGTTGCATCCGACCGCTACTTCAAGCCTGAGTTCCGGACTGAGAAAGTTGAAGACGAGCAGAAGCTTTACGACCGCATCGCCGAAGCTTTGGAAGACAGCGTGGCTAAGCACATGCGCGCAGACGTAACCGTCGGCTCTTTCCTCTCTGGAGGTATTGACTCCACTGCTATTGCCGCTTTGGCCAAGCGCCATAACCCAGACTTGTTGACCTTTACTACTGGTTTTGAACGCGAGGGCTACTCCGAGGTAGATGTCGCAGCTGAATCTGCTGCAGCTATCGGTGCTGAGCACATCGTTAAGGTCGTCTCCCCTGAAGAATATGCCGACGCGATTCCGAAGATCATGTGGTACCTGGATAACCCAGTAGCTGACCCATCACTGGTTCCTCTGTATTTCGTAGCCGCTGAAGCCCGCAAGCACGTCAAGGTAGTGCTCTCCGGCGAAGGTGCAGACGAACTCTTTGGTGGCTACACCATTTATAAGGAGCCACTTTCCTTGGCGCCTTTTGAGAAGATCCCTTCCCCACTGCGTCAGGGCCTAGGCAAACTGTCACGAATCTTGCCTGACGGCATGAAGGGCAAGTCCTTGCTGGAGCGTGGCTCCATGACCATGGAACAGCGCTACTACGGCAATGCCCGCTCCTTTAACTACGAGCAACTTAAGCGCGTGATTCCTTGGGCACGCCCAGAGTGGAACCATGAAGATGTTACCGCGCCCATCTACGCACAGTCTGAGCACATGGATCCAGTCGCTCGCATGCAGCACCTGGACCTGTTCACCTGGATGCGCGGCGACATCCTAGTCAAGGCTGACAAGATGAATATGGCCAACTCTTTGGAACTACGAGTGCCATTCTTGGATAAGGAAGTATTCAAGGTTGCGGAGACCATCCCGCACGAATACAAGATTGCGCACGGAACCACCAAGTACGCATTGCGTAAGGCTCTCGAGCAGATCGTTCCCCCACATGTTCTCCACCGCAAGAAGTTGGGCTTCCCAGTTCCAATGCGTCACTGGCTCGCTGGTGACGAACTCTTCGGTTGGGCACAAGATACGATTAACCAGTCGCAAACTGATGACATCTTCGACCGCGCGGCCGTTCTTGAAATGCTCAAGGAACACCGTGACGGCATCTCTGATCACTCACGCCGTTTGTGGACCGTGCTGTCCTTTATGATCTGGCACGGCATCTTCGTCGAAAAGCGCATCGACCCGAATATCGAGCGCCAGGATTACCCAGTCAAGCTCTAG